TAAAGGGAAAAAATATATCCTGCTAAATGCCCCGAACCACAAAATAGATAAGATTGTTGAAGTACTGCCCGGAACAACTTCACCAACGGTAATGCCCCTGGCTATTGAAGGCTGGAGTTCACTGCACTCGGTAATCGATGACAACGAGTTTTGGGAGGTCATCGGCAACCTGAAGAAAAACGGGGCGGAAGGCATCCTGGTAGTACCTATTGAGAAAATGATATTATAAAAATTCGTTCGATGCAGATTTACAATTATCCTCTTTTTAATACGTGGCCCAAAATTCTCTCGCGCCCGGCTAACAATTATTCTTCGATCAACAGCACGGTCAGGATGATTCTTGACAATGTGAAAAAGAAAGGTGATGCTGCTGTTCGTGATTATACAAGACGTTTCGACGGAGCCGACCTGGAAGAATTCAGGGTGAGCAAAGATGAAATGGAGAAGGCTGCAAATTTGATTGAGCCCGAACTGAAAGAGGCCATTCAGAAAGCGGCAAAGAATATTCTCGCTTTCCACGAGATACAAAAGCCGCCTATGCGGATGATTGAAACAGCACCCGGCGTGAAGTGCTGGCAGAAATCTGTACCGATTGACAAGGTTGGACTCTATATTCCCGGCGGCTCAGCGCCACTGTTCTCAACTGTTCTGATGCTCGGAATTCCGGCCCAGATTGCCGGCTGCAAGGAAATCGTTCTTTGCACACCTCCCAACGAAAAAGGTGAAATTCACCCGGCCATCCTGTTCGCTGCCGGTTTAGTGGAGGTTTCCAGAATTTATAAAATCGGCGGTGTACAGGCTATCGGTGCGATGGCATACGGAACAGAAACGGTTCCCCGTGTCTTCAAAATATTTGGACCGGGAAACTCCTGGGTGACGGCCGCCAAACAGATTGTCTCTGTAAACGACTGTGCCATCGATATGCCGGCAGGTCCGTCCGAACTGGCTGTAATGGCCGATGAGTCAGCGGAACCAGAATTCATTGCTGCCGATTTGCTATCACAGGCTGAACACGGCCCGGACAGCCAAGTTGTTCTGGTTACCACCGAAGAACCGCTTATCGCGAAGGTCATGCAAGCCATCGACCGGCAACTTTCGGAACTGCCACGAGCGGCTATCGCCAGCAAAGCATTGGAAAATAGCCGGGCCATTTTGGTGAACGATGAAGAGCAGATGATTGAGCTAATCAACTTCTACGCACCGGAACACTTAATCATTGCGACCCGGAATACCACGAACCACGCTGACCGGATAACGAATGCCGGTTCCGTATTTCTGGGGAATTTCACTCCCGAAAGTGCCGGCGATTATGCTTCCGGGACAAATCACACGCTCCCAACACAAGGATGGGCACGCTCATTCAGCGGATTGAACCTTGAAAGTTTCTGTAAGAAGATTACTTTCCAGGAAATATCGAGAGACGGCATCCAACAGCTGGGACCTATCATCGAAGCGATGGCCGAAGGGGAATTGCTTTATGCCCATAAGAATGCAGCAACCTTGCGTATCAACTCCAGTGAATCATAAAAAATGACATTCGATATACAAAATCTGTTGCGGGACAACATCCGGAAATTAAAGCCATATTCATCCGCTCGCGACGAATTCTCGGGCGAGGCAGCGGTATTTCTCGATGCCAACGAGAATCCGTTCAATGCTCCTTACAACCGGTACCCCGATCCCCGGCAAACGGAACTGAAAAGCAAAATTGCACCGGTAAAAAAGGTGCCGCCGGAAAACATCTTCCTTGGTAATGGAAGCGACGAACCCATCGACTTGCTGATTCGGGCGTTTTGTACTCCCGGGAAAGACAATATTGTTGCCATCGCTCCCACTTACGGCATGTATCGCGTGGCTGCCGATGTAAACGATGTGAAAGTTATCGAAGCGCCACTGAATGCCGATTATACGCTTTCACCGAAGACGGTGTTGGACACGGTCACACCCAATACTAAAATGGTTTTCCTCTGCTCACCCAACAATCCCACCGGGAATGCTCTGGGAAAAGAGGCTATGCTGGAAATCATGAATAACTTCACGGGGCTGGTTATTGTCGACGAAGCGTACATTGATTTTTGTCCGGAAAGATCGCTGCTTCCCGAGTTGCCGGAACATCCTAACCTGGTTGTATTGCAAACCTTCTCCAAAGCTTGGGGAATGGCAGGTATCCGGTTGGGAATGGCATTCGCCAGCCAGGAAATCATCGACGTACTCAATCGCATTAAATATCCGTACAACATCAACATTCTGACCCAGTTGAAAGCGATCGAGCTGATTGAGCTGGAGAAAGAAAAATCGGATTGGGTTAAAATCCTGGTTTCCGAAAGGGAAAAGCTGGCTGAAAAGCTACGGGAGTTCCCGTTTGTGGTGAAGGTTTATCCCAGCGACGCCAATTTTCTATTGATAAAAACACACGATCCACGCGGAATTTATGATTACCTCGTTGAAGAGAAAATCATTGTGCGCGATCGCTCCGGAGTGGCGCTTTGCGAAGGCAGTCTGCGCATCAGCGTAGGTTCTGAAATGGAAAACCAACGACTGATTGAAGCACTGGAAGCGTTAGTTTGAAAAGCTTTCAATATCATCTGAAAATGAAAAAGAAAAAAGTACTCTTCATAGACAGGGATGGAACACTGGTAGTTGAACCACCGGAGGATTACCAGTTGGATTCGCTGGAAAAGCTGGAATTCATACCGGGCGTTTTTCGCAACCTGTACAGTATCCGGAACCTGCTCGATTTCGAATTGGTGATGGTCACCAATCAGGACGGTCTGGGAACCGATTCATTTCCGGAAGATACATTCCATCCGGCTCATGATAAAATGTTGAAGGCGTTTGAAAACGAAGGCATCACATTCGACGAAATTCATATCGACAAGACCTTCCCTGAAGAAAATGCGCCTACACGAAAGCCGGGAACAGCCCTGCTGCAGAAATATTTCAGCGAAGAATATGATCTGCCCGGCTCTTTTGTTATCGGAGACCGGCTGACCGATGTAGAACTCGCCAAGAATCTGGGTGCTAAAGCGATTTTCTTCTCCGAAAAGGAAATCGATGATGAAGCGTTGAAAGCTCACTGTGCATTGACCACCAATAGCTGGGAGAAAGTTTTCCAGTTCCTGGCAACAGGCGAACGAACAGCTACCATTGAACGGGAAACCGCCGAAACGAAAATCAGCATTACTGTTAACTTAGACGGCTCCGGCAAAGGAAATATCTCAACCGGGCTGGGATTTTTCGACCACATGCTCGACCAGATTGCCCGCCATTCCGGTTGCAATTTGACAATACATGTGAACGGTGATCTCGAAGTAGACGAACATCATACCATCGAAGATACCGGCATTGCTTTGGGAAATGCCTTCCGGCAAGCACTGGGAGATAAACGAGGTATTGAACGTTACGGTTTTTGCCTTCCGATGGACGATTGCCTTGCCCAGGTTGCACTTGACTTTGGTGGCCGGTCGTGGCTCGTATGGGATGCTGAATTCAAGCGGGAGATGATTGGTGATGTTCCGACAGAGATGTTCTTCCACTTTTTTAAATCATTTTCCGATGCTGCCCTGTGCAATTTGAATATAAAAGCCGAAGGAACAAATGAACATCATAAAATAGAAGGAATTTTTAAAGCATTTGCCAAATCAATCCGGATGGCCATACGAAAAGATCCGATGAAAAATTCATTGCCATCGACAAAAGGGATGCTTTAGATTTTCGCTTTTTTCTATTAACATAAAAATACTTCATCCCAAAGAAAGGTACATTCACCACATAAAAACGGTCGTTCATCAAAAAAATTTGTTCAAAAGGAAAAGGATCACTTAATTCGGTCTCAGAACCAAAACCAGTTAAGATAACGGAGTTAATGAGTTCGCTTTCGCGCAGAAAGTAATAAGCTCGTCGACACAATCCGTAACAAAAACATCCATTCATGGTAGCTACCGCCCAA
This Prolixibacter sp. NT017 DNA region includes the following protein-coding sequences:
- the hisC gene encoding histidinol-phosphate transaminase gives rise to the protein MTFDIQNLLRDNIRKLKPYSSARDEFSGEAAVFLDANENPFNAPYNRYPDPRQTELKSKIAPVKKVPPENIFLGNGSDEPIDLLIRAFCTPGKDNIVAIAPTYGMYRVAADVNDVKVIEAPLNADYTLSPKTVLDTVTPNTKMVFLCSPNNPTGNALGKEAMLEIMNNFTGLVIVDEAYIDFCPERSLLPELPEHPNLVVLQTFSKAWGMAGIRLGMAFASQEIIDVLNRIKYPYNINILTQLKAIELIELEKEKSDWVKILVSEREKLAEKLREFPFVVKVYPSDANFLLIKTHDPRGIYDYLVEEKIIVRDRSGVALCEGSLRISVGSEMENQRLIEALEALV
- the hisB gene encoding bifunctional histidinol-phosphatase/imidazoleglycerol-phosphate dehydratase HisB; the encoded protein is MKKKKVLFIDRDGTLVVEPPEDYQLDSLEKLEFIPGVFRNLYSIRNLLDFELVMVTNQDGLGTDSFPEDTFHPAHDKMLKAFENEGITFDEIHIDKTFPEENAPTRKPGTALLQKYFSEEYDLPGSFVIGDRLTDVELAKNLGAKAIFFSEKEIDDEALKAHCALTTNSWEKVFQFLATGERTATIERETAETKISITVNLDGSGKGNISTGLGFFDHMLDQIARHSGCNLTIHVNGDLEVDEHHTIEDTGIALGNAFRQALGDKRGIERYGFCLPMDDCLAQVALDFGGRSWLVWDAEFKREMIGDVPTEMFFHFFKSFSDAALCNLNIKAEGTNEHHKIEGIFKAFAKSIRMAIRKDPMKNSLPSTKGML
- the hisD gene encoding histidinol dehydrogenase, coding for MQIYNYPLFNTWPKILSRPANNYSSINSTVRMILDNVKKKGDAAVRDYTRRFDGADLEEFRVSKDEMEKAANLIEPELKEAIQKAAKNILAFHEIQKPPMRMIETAPGVKCWQKSVPIDKVGLYIPGGSAPLFSTVLMLGIPAQIAGCKEIVLCTPPNEKGEIHPAILFAAGLVEVSRIYKIGGVQAIGAMAYGTETVPRVFKIFGPGNSWVTAAKQIVSVNDCAIDMPAGPSELAVMADESAEPEFIAADLLSQAEHGPDSQVVLVTTEEPLIAKVMQAIDRQLSELPRAAIASKALENSRAILVNDEEQMIELINFYAPEHLIIATRNTTNHADRITNAGSVFLGNFTPESAGDYASGTNHTLPTQGWARSFSGLNLESFCKKITFQEISRDGIQQLGPIIEAMAEGELLYAHKNAATLRINSSES